Proteins encoded together in one bacterium window:
- a CDS encoding C40 family peptidase has translation MIMKIHKIFIKVLLLNLIFAITYTTNSLFGMSFNSRRTYRSTSPCTRLYFGKTPKLRALPDNFYFDTFLGKDPVYQIGQLLYGEEFTAQALSENEIFLKGSSGTGGVISPANLQRIAAPINQQNHGTLEVVVSDVHASCMNQGFREVLQLPMGSTLFVEDGNNPQYFQFIHPEGAFQTMLLISKNSVTEINKLKQLDEHSLRSMAVSQAEKLLGIPFQWGGQSAFERCGFDCAGLIHTAYRSCAKIISRDVAALFRKTAEIDSSNLQPGDLVFAGQPIGLNKNDVRIDHVLLYAGNDELIEASPQTGLCEKTTCTKLFGKSINLLKNGDVVPAFDEEYLIFFRSIF, from the coding sequence ATGATCATGAAAATTCATAAAATATTCATCAAAGTGCTGCTGCTCAATCTAATTTTTGCCATTACTTACACCACCAATTCACTTTTCGGCATGAGCTTTAACAGCAGAAGAACGTACCGATCAACCTCTCCATGCACCCGGCTTTATTTTGGTAAAACACCGAAGCTACGCGCCTTGCCGGATAATTTTTACTTCGATACCTTCCTTGGCAAAGACCCGGTATACCAAATAGGCCAGCTTCTTTATGGCGAAGAATTTACCGCACAAGCACTAAGCGAAAATGAAATATTCCTAAAAGGATCAAGTGGGACCGGAGGAGTAATCTCTCCCGCCAATTTGCAAAGAATAGCCGCACCGATTAACCAGCAAAACCATGGCACTTTAGAAGTCGTTGTTAGCGATGTGCATGCTTCTTGTATGAACCAAGGATTCCGCGAGGTATTACAACTTCCCATGGGCTCAACGCTTTTTGTAGAAGACGGCAACAATCCTCAATACTTTCAATTTATTCATCCGGAAGGAGCATTTCAGACAATGCTTCTCATCAGCAAAAATAGTGTTACAGAAATCAACAAACTTAAACAACTCGATGAGCACTCGCTCAGATCGATGGCCGTCAGTCAAGCGGAAAAGCTATTAGGAATCCCTTTCCAATGGGGCGGGCAGTCTGCATTTGAGCGATGCGGCTTTGATTGTGCGGGATTGATTCACACCGCTTACCGCTCGTGCGCTAAGATAATCAGCCGCGACGTTGCCGCCCTTTTTCGTAAGACAGCCGAAATCGATTCTTCCAACCTTCAACCAGGAGACCTTGTCTTTGCGGGGCAACCAATTGGCCTTAACAAAAATGATGTTCGCATCGACCACGTCTTACTTTATGCGGGCAATGACGAACTCATTGAAGCATCACCACAAACTGGCCTCTGCGAGAAAACGACCTGCACGAAGCTTTTTGGCAAAAGCATTAATCTTTTAAAAAATGGCGATGTGGTTCCTGCCTTTGATGAAGAATATCTTATTTTCTTTCGATCGATCTTTTAA
- a CDS encoding YaiI/YqxD family protein: MLTIYVDADACPVKKEIFRVALRHDLQVYLVSNSRLAMVVDKNVHKIQVDSNPDAADDWICEQIKSGDIVVTTDILLADRCLKMDAHAISPTGKIFNDDNIGSAKAMRDLRAHLRETGVAPSFNAVFSTRDRARFLQMLEEIIQGIKRH; encoded by the coding sequence ATGTTAACCATCTACGTAGATGCCGATGCTTGCCCTGTAAAAAAAGAAATTTTTCGAGTAGCCCTGCGGCATGACTTGCAAGTTTACTTAGTAAGCAATAGTCGGCTCGCTATGGTAGTTGATAAAAATGTGCATAAAATACAGGTTGATTCTAACCCAGACGCTGCAGATGATTGGATTTGCGAACAGATCAAGTCTGGCGATATTGTGGTCACCACCGATATATTACTGGCGGATCGGTGCCTAAAAATGGATGCACATGCCATAAGCCCAACGGGCAAAATTTTTAATGATGATAATATAGGTTCAGCAAAAGCGATGCGTGATTTACGTGCTCATTTGCGTGAAACAGGAGTAGCTCCAAGTTTCAACGCCGTTTTTTCCACGCGGGATCGCGCTCGTTTTTTACAGATGTTGGAAGAGATAATCCAGGGAATAAAAAGACATTAA
- a CDS encoding aminotransferase class V-fold PLP-dependent enzyme produces the protein MATYLASKNIALRAGHHCAQPLADLLGVAALLRVSFGMYNTAEDVERCLKQVADGIQFFRSLQR, from the coding sequence TTGGCAACGTATCTTGCCAGCAAAAATATTGCATTGCGAGCCGGGCATCATTGTGCCCAACCGTTGGCAGATTTGTTGGGCGTGGCAGCGTTACTGCGCGTGAGCTTTGGTATGTACAACACGGCCGAAGATGTTGAGCGGTGTCTTAAACAGGTGGCCGACGGTATACAATTTTTTAGATCACTACAACGATAA
- a CDS encoding leucyl aminopeptidase: MITIKPTSQNLWDIVAESYIFFVNESLDSESDNANFTKIQEYYPQVKAVLKKHNFEGKQGQSYILTAMQNDRLVEFIFVGLGKHTKSWDVELEKLRRAIGNVTLLLKKHGLRSAAIGLPEEKPYNISRAELLKQLIVTMHMANYEFNVYKTKEPKKDWQCDVSFVVDASEEKALAASANHGMIMGEAINQARHWADLPANIMTPTALADEAEKIAKQYKLKCTIFGRDEAEKLGMGAFLAVDAGSDQPGKFVILEHKAASKDAQTIALLGKGVMFDTGGISLKQSDFMTGMKYDMSGAAAVIASMKIFAQLNPDINVVGITPLVENMPSGKAARQDDIVTAMNGKSIEIKSTDAEGRLILSDAMCYAEKFHKPDIMIDIATLTGACLYALGYFYSGLMTQDEELMKVLPEIGKKTGDRIWPLPLDDDFKAANNSLVADLANVGCRSYKAGTITAGCFLSEFVDKARWAHIDIAGTADGVPGNISYLGKTSAGAGIRLLVDFVLNFKH, from the coding sequence ATGATTACGATCAAGCCAACGTCTCAAAACTTATGGGACATTGTCGCAGAAAGTTATATTTTTTTCGTTAATGAATCGTTAGATAGTGAATCTGACAATGCGAATTTTACCAAAATTCAAGAGTACTATCCGCAGGTCAAAGCCGTTCTTAAAAAGCATAATTTTGAAGGCAAACAAGGCCAATCATACATTTTGACCGCTATGCAAAATGACCGCCTCGTAGAATTTATATTTGTCGGTCTTGGCAAGCACACCAAGAGCTGGGATGTTGAATTAGAAAAGTTACGTCGCGCCATTGGCAACGTTACCTTATTGCTCAAAAAACATGGTCTGCGTTCTGCTGCAATTGGCTTGCCTGAAGAAAAACCGTACAACATCAGCCGTGCTGAATTACTCAAGCAACTGATCGTGACCATGCACATGGCCAACTACGAATTTAATGTTTACAAAACCAAAGAGCCAAAAAAAGATTGGCAATGCGACGTCAGTTTTGTTGTTGATGCCAGCGAAGAAAAAGCATTGGCTGCAAGTGCAAACCACGGCATGATTATGGGCGAAGCGATCAACCAAGCGCGCCACTGGGCAGATTTGCCAGCCAATATTATGACGCCAACCGCTTTGGCAGACGAAGCGGAAAAAATCGCCAAGCAGTACAAATTAAAATGCACTATCTTTGGCCGTGATGAAGCTGAAAAGCTTGGTATGGGCGCCTTCTTGGCGGTTGATGCCGGTTCAGATCAACCAGGTAAATTTGTTATTCTTGAACACAAAGCGGCGTCAAAAGATGCACAAACGATTGCGTTGCTGGGCAAGGGCGTGATGTTTGATACCGGCGGTATTAGTTTGAAGCAATCAGATTTTATGACCGGCATGAAGTACGATATGTCCGGTGCGGCTGCAGTTATCGCGTCCATGAAAATTTTTGCGCAGCTTAATCCCGATATTAATGTGGTTGGCATTACGCCGCTGGTTGAAAATATGCCAAGCGGCAAAGCTGCTCGCCAAGACGATATTGTGACTGCCATGAACGGCAAATCGATTGAAATTAAGAGCACCGATGCTGAAGGTCGTTTGATTCTTTCAGACGCCATGTGCTATGCCGAAAAGTTCCACAAGCCTGATATCATGATTGATATTGCCACGTTGACCGGCGCTTGTTTGTATGCGCTTGGTTACTTTTATTCAGGCCTGATGACGCAGGACGAAGAGCTGATGAAAGTGTTGCCAGAGATTGGTAAAAAGACTGGCGATCGCATTTGGCCGTTGCCACTTGATGACGATTTTAAAGCCGCCAACAATTCGCTTGTTGCCGATTTGGCCAACGTTGGTTGCCGTAGCTACAAAGCGGGCACTATCACGGCCGGCTGCTTTTTAAGCGAGTTTGTTGATAAAGCGCGCTGGGCGCATATTGATATTGCGGGGACCGCTGATGGCGTGCCGGGCAATATTAGCTACCTGGGCAAAACGTCGGCCGGTGCTGGGATCAGGCTTCTCGTTGATTTTGTTTTGAATTTTAAACATTAG
- a CDS encoding alpha/beta fold hydrolase has product MKKVVIIHGNGGCTSQSHWTPWLKAELEKNKIMVVAPTMPDNYDAKASVWLPYMRDVLKCDENTIIIGHSSGAVAAMRYAEKYQLLGTVLVAACYTDLGHESERKAGYYSAPWNWERIKKNQQWIVQCASLDDPFIPIEEAEHIHNMLATEYCEYADQGHFMNKTIPDVVAIIKQKLKGLPV; this is encoded by the coding sequence ATGAAAAAAGTTGTTATCATTCATGGCAATGGCGGGTGCACCAGTCAATCTCATTGGACGCCATGGCTCAAGGCTGAGCTTGAAAAAAATAAGATTATGGTTGTTGCTCCCACCATGCCAGACAATTATGACGCAAAAGCATCGGTCTGGCTGCCGTACATGCGCGATGTGCTGAAGTGTGATGAAAACACGATCATCATTGGCCACTCGTCAGGTGCTGTTGCTGCCATGCGTTATGCCGAAAAGTATCAGTTGCTGGGGACGGTGTTGGTCGCGGCGTGCTATACCGATTTGGGACATGAAAGCGAACGCAAGGCTGGCTATTATTCAGCGCCGTGGAACTGGGAGCGTATCAAAAAAAATCAGCAATGGATTGTGCAGTGCGCATCGCTTGATGATCCATTTATTCCGATCGAAGAAGCTGAGCATATTCACAACATGCTGGCAACTGAATATTGCGAGTATGCTGACCAGGGGCATTTTATGAATAAAACGATTCCTGATGTGGTCGCGATTATAAAACAGAAGCTGAAAGGGCTGCCGGTTTGA
- a CDS encoding ankyrin repeat domain-containing protein has protein sequence MNIITKLLLSVTLILSATITESKCTAELNDKKTANAELDKAFISAVKKHNLEEMQKLMKAGADVNTPIPYVHTSGDCDWNVEATPLMFAIKDCHLEMAKMLLQVKNKLSTSINSALCAAVEEGCLDIVEELIKEGLMLTISLATLGEIRH, from the coding sequence ATGAATATCATAACCAAGCTTTTATTAAGTGTGACACTTATTCTTTCAGCGACCATTACAGAATCAAAATGTACAGCAGAACTCAATGACAAAAAAACTGCTAACGCTGAATTAGACAAGGCTTTTATTTCAGCCGTAAAAAAACATAATCTAGAAGAAATGCAAAAGCTCATGAAAGCAGGAGCTGATGTTAATACACCAATTCCTTACGTACACACTTCGGGCGATTGTGACTGGAACGTTGAAGCTACGCCCCTCATGTTTGCTATAAAAGATTGCCACTTAGAGATGGCAAAGATGCTCTTGCAAGTAAAAAACAAACTTTCTACCAGTATTAATTCAGCTCTGTGTGCAGCAGTAGAAGAAGGCTGCTTAGACATAGTGGAAGAACTTATAAAAGAGGGGCTGATGTTAACTATATCTCTGGCAACCCTTGGGGAGATACGCCATTAA
- a CDS encoding aminotransferase class V-fold PLP-dependent enzyme has protein sequence MSLLMNAQLLKKQFPLFAHHHDVVYLDNAATYQKPQVVISAMSTFYETSYASVHRGLYELGEQATEQYEAVRGQMATFINAAHESEIIFTKGATEGFNMVAHSWAAQHVNAGDEILLSQVEHHANLLPWQRVAQKTGAKLRFVPLDVETFLLEFSADLITPKTKLVSLTYDSNVLGPVWPAGMLEDIMAQAHAVGARVMLDTTQAMIHHKIDVQKMNVDFVAFSGHKMAGPTGVGVLYIKKELHDEVEPYQVGGSMVYSVSFDNAVWAQVPQKFEAGTPAIVEVIGLGATIDFLNTNVNFEQLARHEAALTQQLVTGLQALEGVHIAGNTQALATHGH, from the coding sequence GTGAGTTTATTAATGAATGCCCAGTTGCTAAAAAAACAGTTTCCTCTTTTTGCCCACCACCACGACGTGGTGTACCTGGACAATGCCGCTACTTATCAAAAGCCGCAGGTGGTGATTTCTGCCATGAGCACGTTTTATGAAACGTCGTATGCCAGTGTGCATCGTGGTTTGTACGAGCTTGGCGAGCAGGCAACTGAGCAGTACGAGGCTGTTCGTGGCCAAATGGCAACGTTTATTAATGCCGCTCACGAGTCAGAAATTATCTTTACCAAAGGCGCTACTGAAGGTTTTAACATGGTTGCGCACAGCTGGGCAGCGCAGCATGTGAACGCGGGCGATGAAATTTTATTGTCGCAGGTTGAGCATCACGCCAATTTGTTGCCGTGGCAACGCGTTGCACAAAAGACGGGCGCCAAGCTGCGTTTTGTGCCGCTCGATGTAGAAACTTTTTTGTTAGAATTTTCAGCTGATTTGATTACGCCAAAAACTAAATTAGTATCGTTAACGTACGATTCCAACGTGCTCGGGCCGGTATGGCCTGCCGGCATGCTGGAAGACATTATGGCACAAGCCCACGCGGTTGGTGCGCGCGTCATGCTGGACACGACCCAGGCCATGATTCACCACAAAATTGACGTACAAAAAATGAATGTTGATTTTGTTGCTTTTTCCGGCCACAAGATGGCGGGGCCGACCGGTGTTGGTGTTTTGTATATCAAAAAAGAATTGCATGACGAAGTAGAGCCGTACCAAGTGGGTGGCTCGATGGTGTACTCAGTTTCTTTCGATAACGCGGTCTGGGCCCAAGTGCCACAAAAATTTGAAGCAGGAACGCCGGCCATTGTTGAAGTTATTGGGCTGGGCGCAACCATCGACTTTTTAAATACGAACGTAAACTTTGAGCAACTGGCAAGGCACGAAGCAGCGCTTACGCAACAGCTGGTAACGGGCTTGCAAGCGCTTGAGGGCGTGCACATTGCCGGCAACACGCAGGCATTGGCAACGCATGGCCACTAG
- the tnpA gene encoding IS200/IS605 family transposase: MYHLVWIPKYRKRILKGAIANRIEELFRQCAEVNRWEIHELNIQSDHVHMLIQIKPSISVSMVVQLFKGGSSKIIREEFTELEEFLWGDSFGLMAILPKQLASAAKKLSENIFRTSEFQMFIEKPRLLSRAVSLFVAYCKERTCLS, translated from the coding sequence ATGTACCACTTAGTTTGGATTCCAAAATACAGAAAAAGGATATTGAAGGGAGCTATAGCGAATCGTATTGAAGAGTTGTTTCGACAGTGTGCAGAAGTAAATCGATGGGAAATTCATGAACTGAATATTCAGTCAGATCATGTTCACATGCTGATTCAGATAAAGCCGAGCATAAGCGTTAGTATGGTTGTTCAATTGTTCAAGGGTGGTAGTAGTAAGATAATTAGAGAAGAGTTTACAGAATTAGAAGAATTTCTCTGGGGAGATAGCTTTGGGCTGATGGCTATTTTGCCGAAACAGTTGGCCAGTGCAGCGAAGAAGCTATCAGAAAATATATTCAGAACCAGTGAGTTTCAAATGTTCATTGAGAAGCCCCGGCTTTTAAGCCGGGCGGTGTCACTTTTTGTTGCTTATTGTAAGGAACGAACATGCTTATCATAG
- a CDS encoding CYTH domain-containing protein — MLYIIILVILSLNSVLKGNFIDDKIMFIESPNTMENLSLFRSSPTDKDLQQTQLWEIKSAIAEIITQHAEIANHDTCDAMILHWLSGILIQAGKTDEAIVLWRRLAHDKASTVPAKYKAVFELPDAKIAELYSLAQSYMQQDESVIMHNLQIRRASKWGQQENDLVQFNGIPTERTLAILKKTGIQIEVLDEHMPLLQQILSTHSNKPLLDILKNKRILTVNDLINSKVAFTIHDLFDHFWLLNILEQNGFLERYADFFKNLGNPQHKDIFSREGESIASIGFEYRLALESHDYTPLFTINDIKNVLTPSQTENQKRAYNLLLTEFTDPTQEHMLRTVYSGMMIELMEQRRKNGFIKIYENDILKSMESSNPEYTALIVETCSLLSKSKTNTHTVLLNLTLLAEEILRKKAINSYEEPLTVTMDTIETFDATKSFLEPELITWYKNHLGFAATRKILSINDETEENTKETIQNMNIEYEAKFFIDANNFKTQLRALGATKVSSEVLMRRVTFNLGDNKWARVRDEGNRVTMTIKSLLNADAIDGVYETELVIDSFDKGCAFLQVLGLQKKSYQENYREQWEFASCELSIDRWPGLPVFVEIEGADAHTVNEVVTKLGLDPAQAMFGSIDLIYEKVLNIPHYVFNKYPQITFEEIDKLAALYGAPQPNE; from the coding sequence ATGTTGTACATAATTATTTTGGTTATTTTATCTTTAAATAGTGTATTAAAGGGCAATTTTATTGATGATAAAATCATGTTTATAGAATCGCCCAACACCATGGAGAATCTGTCATTATTTAGGTCGTCTCCCACCGATAAAGATTTGCAACAAACTCAACTATGGGAAATTAAAAGCGCCATCGCTGAAATTATTACGCAACACGCAGAGATTGCAAACCATGACACGTGTGATGCCATGATATTACATTGGCTGAGTGGGATATTAATACAGGCTGGCAAAACCGATGAAGCGATTGTCCTATGGCGCAGATTGGCGCACGATAAAGCGTCTACGGTACCCGCAAAATATAAAGCAGTATTTGAGCTACCTGATGCAAAAATTGCCGAGCTTTATTCTTTAGCCCAATCATATATGCAACAAGATGAATCGGTCATTATGCACAATTTACAGATACGAAGAGCCTCAAAGTGGGGGCAACAGGAAAATGATTTAGTACAATTTAACGGCATCCCAACCGAACGAACACTTGCTATTTTAAAAAAGACAGGCATTCAGATTGAGGTTCTTGATGAACATATGCCGCTTTTACAACAAATACTGAGTACACATTCGAACAAGCCGCTTCTGGATATACTAAAAAATAAACGAATTTTGACGGTGAATGATCTTATAAATTCTAAAGTAGCTTTTACAATTCATGATTTGTTTGATCATTTTTGGTTACTTAACATATTAGAACAAAACGGTTTTCTTGAAAGATATGCCGATTTTTTTAAAAATTTAGGCAACCCTCAACACAAAGATATTTTTTCCCGCGAAGGTGAGTCCATAGCATCAATTGGTTTTGAGTATCGACTCGCATTGGAATCGCACGACTACACGCCACTGTTTACCATCAATGATATAAAAAATGTCTTAACGCCTTCTCAAACAGAAAATCAAAAACGTGCCTATAATTTATTATTGACTGAGTTCACCGATCCAACACAAGAGCATATGTTGAGAACCGTTTATAGCGGTATGATGATTGAATTAATGGAGCAGCGACGAAAAAATGGCTTTATCAAAATTTATGAGAACGACATTTTAAAATCAATGGAATCTTCTAATCCAGAATATACCGCATTAATTGTTGAAACCTGTTCTTTATTGAGTAAGTCAAAAACGAACACACATACCGTATTATTAAATCTTACACTCCTCGCTGAAGAAATTCTTCGAAAAAAAGCCATCAATTCTTATGAGGAACCGCTAACAGTTACCATGGATACAATAGAAACATTTGATGCAACAAAGAGTTTTTTAGAACCAGAATTAATAACATGGTACAAAAACCATCTTGGCTTTGCAGCTACGCGAAAAATTTTATCAATAAATGATGAGACTGAAGAAAACACAAAAGAGACTATACAAAATATGAACATTGAATATGAAGCAAAATTTTTCATTGATGCAAACAACTTCAAGACGCAGCTTCGTGCTCTTGGAGCAACTAAAGTTTCTTCTGAAGTACTTATGCGTCGGGTCACCTTCAACCTTGGTGATAATAAATGGGCACGCGTGCGCGATGAAGGTAATCGTGTAACGATGACCATTAAAAGTTTGCTCAATGCAGATGCCATTGATGGTGTTTATGAAACAGAACTCGTTATCGATTCTTTTGATAAAGGCTGTGCGTTTTTACAAGTGCTCGGTTTGCAAAAAAAATCATACCAAGAAAATTATCGTGAACAATGGGAATTTGCATCGTGTGAGTTATCAATAGACCGATGGCCAGGGCTCCCGGTCTTTGTAGAAATCGAAGGTGCTGATGCGCACACGGTAAACGAGGTTGTCACAAAACTTGGCCTTGATCCTGCACAAGCAATGTTTGGGAGTATCGACCTGATTTATGAAAAAGTTTTGAATATTCCACACTATGTATTCAACAAATATCCACAGATCACGTTTGAGGAAATAGATAAGCTTGCAGCGCTTTATGGCGCTCCTCAGCCAAACGAATAG
- a CDS encoding peroxiredoxin yields the protein MKLYAYALALTCSLFSNLSAKQLNVGDKAPDFTLKNDLDVDCSLHDFSGKKVVLYFYPKDNTPGCTKEACSLRNDYEVFEKNGITVLGVSYDSVASHQKFKKEHRLPFTLLSDSSKKVAKLYGAASTWLFFFTAPIPSRKTFLIDEKGLIVTVFKNVDVVNHAQEILKAFGIQAADKK from the coding sequence ATGAAATTATATGCGTACGCACTAGCCCTCACCTGCTCGCTCTTTTCAAACTTGTCTGCAAAGCAGTTGAACGTTGGCGACAAAGCGCCCGATTTTACCTTAAAAAATGATCTTGACGTCGACTGCTCACTGCACGATTTTAGCGGCAAAAAAGTAGTACTGTATTTCTATCCAAAAGATAATACGCCCGGCTGCACCAAAGAAGCTTGCTCGCTCAGAAATGATTATGAAGTTTTTGAAAAAAATGGCATCACGGTCCTGGGCGTCAGCTACGATTCCGTTGCCTCGCATCAAAAGTTTAAAAAAGAACACCGCCTGCCCTTCACGCTGTTAAGCGATTCATCAAAAAAAGTTGCTAAACTTTATGGCGCCGCCTCAACCTGGCTGTTCTTTTTTACCGCACCAATTCCATCACGCAAAACATTTTTGATTGATGAAAAGGGCTTGATTGTGACCGTTTTCAAAAACGTTGATGTGGTCAACCACGCGCAGGAAATTTTGAAAGCATTTGGAATTCAAGCAGCAGATAAAAAATAA
- a CDS encoding iron-sulfur cluster assembly scaffold protein, whose amino-acid sequence MNMYQEELLDHFKYPRNNTPLDNPNFSSDKKNPSCGDVMHIEGIIVDNILTKVAFQGTGCVISQATASMLTEQVLGKKTEHILALTDQDILDLIGIELGPVRIKCALLSLQALQEGISKFRQQP is encoded by the coding sequence ATGAATATGTATCAAGAAGAATTACTCGATCATTTTAAATATCCGCGCAACAATACGCCGCTGGATAACCCAAATTTTTCATCAGACAAAAAGAATCCTTCCTGTGGGGATGTGATGCACATTGAAGGCATTATTGTTGACAATATCTTGACTAAGGTTGCTTTTCAAGGAACCGGGTGCGTGATTAGTCAGGCAACAGCCTCCATGCTGACCGAGCAGGTTTTGGGAAAAAAAACTGAACACATTCTTGCGTTAACCGATCAGGATATTCTTGATTTAATTGGCATTGAGCTGGGGCCGGTGCGTATTAAATGCGCCCTGCTGTCGCTGCAAGCGCTTCAAGAAGGCATAAGTAAATTTCGTCAACAACCATAA
- a CDS encoding M48 family metalloprotease yields the protein MIITPEILPTASVVRAAAIMTDHETNLKIVDDLLALEKKPVNDWNVVYPALFNFLQTMVTELCASLKCASPDFFTIHFQGIQAQQASAYIMTNRTTQFHIGAELLKKYLVNHDPKKAHENYQALRWVVAHELGHLADPVFNMFARTYFVRNFIENACLFAFLFAGGNMILNNTSHALFVGMASFMIVKKIFLILLHRKFEYNADRISLQAVPGIELKVIEKTLRSMQNAIMPLCHMDTTTKLYRFVGVYFPALCNSSWYKKIVEMTFFYLHPSLNRRMKKLASCMLLQTKKN from the coding sequence ATGATCATCACACCTGAAATATTACCAACAGCGTCTGTCGTGCGTGCGGCAGCAATTATGACAGATCATGAAACCAATCTTAAAATAGTTGATGATTTGTTAGCGCTTGAAAAAAAACCCGTTAATGACTGGAATGTGGTCTATCCAGCCCTTTTCAATTTTTTACAAACCATGGTTACGGAATTGTGCGCATCGCTCAAATGCGCAAGCCCAGATTTTTTTACCATACATTTTCAAGGCATTCAAGCCCAGCAGGCCAGTGCGTATATTATGACTAATCGTACAACGCAATTTCATATTGGTGCTGAGCTGCTCAAAAAATATCTCGTTAATCATGATCCAAAGAAAGCGCATGAAAACTATCAAGCGCTGCGATGGGTAGTGGCGCATGAGCTGGGGCATTTGGCTGATCCGGTTTTTAACATGTTTGCGCGGACGTACTTTGTGCGTAATTTTATAGAGAATGCCTGTCTCTTTGCATTTTTGTTTGCCGGCGGCAATATGATATTGAATAATACCAGTCATGCACTTTTTGTTGGTATGGCCAGTTTTATGATAGTGAAAAAAATTTTTTTAATACTGTTGCATCGAAAATTTGAATACAATGCGGACAGAATTTCGCTCCAAGCGGTTCCTGGTATCGAGCTTAAGGTTATCGAAAAAACGCTGCGCAGTATGCAGAATGCAATTATGCCGCTGTGTCATATGGACACGACAACCAAGTTGTATCGCTTTGTGGGTGTATATTTCCCTGCTCTTTGCAATAGTTCTTGGTACAAAAAAATTGTTGAGATGACGTTCTTTTATTTGCATCCATCGCTTAATAGACGCATGAAAAAGTTGGCGTCGTGCATGTTGTTACAAACTAAAAAAAATTAG